The following nucleotide sequence is from Mycobacterium sp. Z3061.
GCTCCTTCACGCAGACCCAACGCCTCGTGCAGTGGCGGCATCAGGCGGTCCAGCCGCCCGGTGACTGCCAGAGCGAACTGCAGTTCTTCATCGAGCTGGGCAAGCGGATCAGGCAACGCCTGGCGGGGTCCACCGATGATCGTGACCGCCCGCTGCTTGACCTGACCTGGGACTATCCCACCGACGAACACGGCGAACCGGACCCCACCGCGGTGCTGGCCGAGATCAGCGGGCGCTATCTGACCGGGCCGAAGGCGGGCCAGCCGGTACCGGGTTACACCGAACTGGCCGCCGACGGATCGACGGCGTGCGGCTGCTGGATCTACTCGGGGGTGTACGCCGACGGCGTCAACCAGGCCGCCCGCCGGGCACCGCTCGGCGGCCCCACCCCGAGCCAGTCGGAATGGGGTTGGGCCTGGCCCGCCGACCGGCGCATCCTCTACAACCGCGCCTCGGCCGACCCGGACGGCAAACCGTGGAGCGAGCGCAAGCGCTACATCTGGTGGGACCCCGCGCAGCAACGCTGGGTCGGAGACGACGTACCCGACTTCCCGGTCGACCGCGCCCCGGACATCCGTCCCGATCCCGACGTCGGCGGGCCGGACGGGCTGGCCGGTGACGACCCGTTCATCATGCAGGCCGACGGCAAGGCCTGGCTGTTCGCGCCCAAGGGCCTGGTGGACGGGCCGCTGCCCACCCACTACGAGCCGCAGGAGTCGCCGGTGGCCAATGCGTTGTACCCGCAGCAGCAGAACCCGTCGCGAATCATGTTCCCGCGCAAGGACAATCTGTGGGCCCCCAGTGCCGGAGACCCGGGCAGCGACGTCTACCCGTATGTGTTCACCACTTATCGGCTCACCGAGCATCACACCGCGGGCGGCATGAGCCGCTGGCTGCCGTACCTCGCCGAGCTGCAGCCGGAGATGTTCTGCGAGGTCTCCCCGGAGCTGGCCGCCGAACGCGGTCTCGAGCCGTACGGCTGGGCGACGATCGTCTCCCCGCGGGCGGCCATCGAGGCCAAGGTGCTCGTCACCGAGCGGATGAGGCCCCTGGTCATCGGCGGCCACACCATCCACCAGATCGGGCTGCCCTACCACTGGGGGGTGGGCAGTGACGCCGTGGTGAGCGGAGACGCGGCCAACGACCTGCTGGGGGTGGCGCTGGACCCGAATGTGCAGATCCAGGAGTCCAAAGCCGGCTCGTGTGACATCCGCCCGGGCCGGCGGCCGCAAGGTGAGGCGCTGCTGCGGCTCATCGAGGAGTACCAGTCGCGTGCGGGGGTAACCGTGGAGACGGACAATATCCGGGTGACTCATCCGCAGCGGGAGGCTTGATGGCGCAGCTGGTCGAATCGACCGACCCCACTGACGACGCGGGTTGGCCGGATCCCAAGCCGCGTAAGGGGTTTTTCACCGACACCTCCATCTGCATCGGCTGCAAGGCGTGCGAGGTGGCCTGCAAGGAGTGGAACCGCAACCCACGCGACGGTGACCTGGAAATCCTCGGTTCGTCCTACGACAACACCGGCAGTCTGGGTGCCAGCACCTGGCGGCACGTCGCGTTCATCGAGCAGGGCCGTGACCGCATCGAGGAGGCCCGCGAATCCGGGCGCGCCCTGGTGAGCCTGGGCATGCCGTCCGTGCCGGCCCCGCCCGACACCACTCCGCCGGACACTCCGGAGTTCCGTTGGCTGATGGCCTCGGACGTGTGCAAGCACTGCACCCACGCCGGCTGCCTCGACGTCTGCCCGACGGGTGCGTTGTTCCGCACCGAATTCGGCACCGTCGTCGTGCAGGATGACGTGTGCAACGGGTGCGGCACCTGCGTTGCCGGGTGCCCGTTCGGCGTCGTCGAGCGGCGCAGCGACGGCACCTACGCCACGCCGGCCAAACGCTCGGAGCGCCCGGAACACGGGTTCGTAACCGGCGTGGCCCAGAAATGCACGCTCTGCTACGACCGGCTTCTAAAAGACCAGACGCCGGCCTGCGCCCAGACCTGCCCGACGACGTCGATCAAGTTCGGCGACCACGACGATCTCGTCGCGGCCGCGCGCGAACGGGTTTCCGCGTTGCATGCGCGCGGCATGACCGAGGCGCGCCTGTACGGCGCCAATGAGCACGACGGTGTCGGCGGCACCGGGTCGGTCTTCCTGCTCCTGGACGAGCCCGAGGTGTACGGGCTGCCACCGGATCCGCGGGTCTGCACGGCGGATCTGATGACCATGTTCAAGCGGGCCGGGGTGGCCGCCGCCGGTATGTTCGCCGCGGGTGCGCTGGCCTTTCTGCGGGCGCGATGAGCACGTCGGAGTACGACAGCCTGCGGCCGCCGTCGGGTGGGAAACGTCGTCGTCGTGGCGACGGGAAGCGCCGCCGCGATGAGTCGTTGATGGTGCCGGACGCCGAATTCTCCTCCTATTACGGACGTCCGGTGGTCAAGCCGGCGCCGTGGGGTCACGAGGTCGGCGCCTATCTGTTCCTCGGTGGAGTGGCCGGTGGGTCAGGCTTGCTGGCAGCGGGCGCCCAGCTTACGGGTCGAAAGGTGTTGCGCCGCAACACCAGGCTTGCCGCTCTGGGCGCCGTGATGCTGGGGGCGGTGGCACTGGTCAAGGACCTGGGGCGACCTGAGCGCTTCGTCAACATGCTGCGCACCTTCAAGCTGACCTCGCCGATGAGCGTCGGCTCGTGGATCCTGAGCTTCTTCAGCGCAGGGATTGGGGTGGCCGCGGCGTCCGAGGTCGACCGGCTGACCGGTGAGCGGCTGCCGCTCGGTCCGCTACGGCCGGTGCTGCGCGCGATGGAGGGCCCGGCCGGCTTGGAGGCCGCGCTGCTCTCTCCGCCGCTGGCGGTGTACACCGCAGTGTTGTTGTCCGACACCGCAACCCCGACGTGGAACGCGGCGTACAAAGACCTGCCGTTCGTCTTCGTCAGCTCGGCGAGCCTGGCCGCATCGGGATTGGCGATGATCACCACGCCGGTCGCCGAAGCCGTGCCCGCCCGCAGGCTGGCGGTCATCGGCGCCGTGAGTGATCTGATCTCCGCCAGGATCACCGAATACCGGATGGACCCGGTGACCAGGGAGCCGCTACACCACGGGACGCCCGGCCGGTTGCTGCAGGCGAGTGAAATACTGGCTGCCGCAGGAGGTTTGGGTGCTCTGCTGGGCGGGGGTCGCCGCGATGTCGCTGTTCTGTCCGGCCTGACGCTTCTGACGGCGTCGGCGATGCTGCGGTTCGGCTTCTTCGAGGCGGGTAAGGAATCGGCGCGCGATCCCCGCTACACGATCGAGCCGCAGAAGCGCAGGCTGGCCGCGCGCCGGGCGGCGGGGATCACCGACGACTCGATCACCAGTGCTGGTTGAAGCAGGCTAACGAATTTCGATGCCGCTGCCCGCCGTGGTGTGGCCGATAACGGGATGGCCGGGCAGCTCACCGACCACCAGCAGTCCGCCCGAGGTTTGGGCATCGGCCAGCAACAGCAAGTCGTCTTCGGTTACCCCGTTTGTGATTTCGAGGTGGGGCCGTACCCAGTCGAGATTGCGGCGGCTGCCGCCGGAGACGAACCCGTCTTTGAGCGCCACCAGCGCGGCGTCGAGCACCGGCACCGCGGCGCGCTCTACGACGGCGCCGATGCCGGAGGCCCGGCACAGTTTGTGCAGGTGACCGAGCAGCCCGAACCCGGTCACGTCGGTGGCCGCTTGGACACCCGCCTCGAGTGCCGCCTCGGACGCGTCACGGTTGAGCCGCGTCATGAGGTCGATCGCTTCCTGGCACACCTCACCGGTCTGCTTGTGCCGGTTGTTGAGCACGCCGACGCCGAGCGGTTTGGTCAGCGTCAGCGGCAGCCCCGGGCGGGCGGAGTCATTGCGCAGCAATCGCGCGGGGTCGGCCACGCCGGTGACGGCCATCCCGTACTTGGGTTCGGGGTCGTCGATCGAATGCCCGCCGATCACCGGGCAGGCCGCCTCGGACGCCACCGCGAGCCCGCCGCGCAGCACTTCGGTCATCAACTCCAGCGGCAACACGTCACGCGGCCAGCCGACGAGATTGATGGCGACGACCGGGCGCCCGCCCATCGCATAGATGTCGGACAGCGCGTTGGCGGCGGCGATGCGTCCCCAGTCGTAGGCGTCGTCGACCACCGGGGTGAAGAAATCCGCGGTGGACAGCACCGCCAGGTCGCCGACCCGGACAGCGGCGGCGTCGTCACCGTCGTCGAGTCCCACCAGCACGTCGGGGCCGGCCTGGCCGGTGAGCCCGCGCACCGCCTCTTCCAGCTCGCCGGGCGGGATCTTGCAGGCACAGCCGCCGCCGTGTGCGTAGCCGGTGAGCCGCGTCATGGTTCGAGCCTACGGAGCTCGGCGAGTGTGCGGCCAGCCGCACGCCGGTAGCCGAATGTGCGGCCAGCCGCACGCTCGGAGGCCGCTGGCAAGCGCGGCAGAGGTACGTTTACCCCTGGAGGCGTTTGGGTTCCTGGTGGTCCCCCCGGTCTTCAAAACCGGTGAGATCGAGCATCTCGGTCTGGCGGGTTCGATTCCCGTCCGCCTCCGCTTTTGCTTCAAAAGTGAAAGCCCATCAGGAGAGGTCACGTGACACAGGTCGACCCGCGGCGACTGATTCCGCGCACGGATCAGTTGCTGGCCCTACCGGCTGTGCAGCGGCAGCGAAACAGGCTGGGCGACAAAGCCGTCCGTGCCACGGTGCGCGAAACGCAGGAGCGCGCGCGCCGCGGTGACCTGCCACCGGACCAGGTGCCGGCAGCGGTCGAGGCGGCCCTGGCCGCCCAGGCCACCACCTCGCTGCGGCCGGTGCTGAACGCCACCGGCGTCGTCGTGCACACCAATCTCGGCCGTGCTCCGCTGGCCGCCGGCGCGGTCGACGCGTTGATCGCCGCCAGCGGCTACGTCGACGTCGAACTCGACCTCACCACCGGTACCCGCTCCAAACGCGGCGTCGCACTCCGGGAAGCGCTGCTCGGCGCCTGCCCGGCGGCCGAGGACGCCCTCGTCGTCAACAACGGTGCCGCCGCCCTGGTGCTGGCGACCACCGCCCTGGCCGGCGACAAGGAAGTGATCATCAGTCGCGGTGAACTCATCGAGATCGGAGCAGGCTTCCGGCTGCCCGACCTGATCGCCTCCACCGGCGCGCGACTTCGCGAAGTCGGCACCACCAATCGCACCCATCTCAGGGACTACGAGGCGGCGCTGGGGCCGGAAACGGGCTGCGTGCTCAAGGTGCACCAGAGCAACTTTCGGGTGGAAGGCTTCACGGCCGCCGCATCGCTGGCCGACCTGCACACACTGAGCGCGGCGCGGCGCATTCCACTGATCGCCGACCTGGGCAGCGGGCTCCTCCGGCCGGACCCGGTGCTGCCCGACGAGCCCGATGCCGCCACCGCGCTGGCCGAGGGCGCCGACCTCGTCATCGCGAGCGGCGACAAACTGCTCGGCGGACCACAGGCGGGGATCATCCTGGGCCGCGCCGAGGTGATCACCAGGCTGGCGCGGCATCCACTGGCCCGGGCGGTCCGCGCCGACAAGCTGACCCTGGCCGCGCTCGAGGCGACGGTCCGCGCCGGCGGCTCCCCGGTGACCGCGGCTCTGCATGCCGAGAGTGACCGGTTGCGTATCCGCGCGCAGCGATTGGCCGACGCGGTCGGCGCGACCGTCGTCGCGCATGACGGCCGCGTCGGTGGCGGCGGTGCGCCCGGCGTGCCGCTACCCGGGTGGGCGGTCCGCCTGCCGGAGTCGGCTGCCGCACCGCTGCGTGCCGGCGAGCCCGCGGTACTGCCCCGCGTGCACGACGGCGCCTGCCTGCTGGATCTGCGCTGCATTGCCGAGGCCGACGACAATCGCCTGCTGGCTGCGGTGCGCGCGGCGCTGGACGGACAGCCCTGAGCACTCATGTCGTGGCCACCGCGGGCCACGTCGACCACGGCAAGAGCACACTCATTCACGCGCTCACCGGCATGGAGCCCGACCGCTGGGAGGAGGAGCGTCGCCGCGGCCTGACCATCGACCTCGGCTTCGCGTGGACCACGCTGCCGTCCGGCCGCAAGGTCGCGTTCGTCGACGTGCCGGGCCACCAGCGCTTCCTGGGCAACACGCTGGCCGGCCTCGGTCCCGCGCCGGTGGTGTGCTTCGTCGTCGCCGCCGACGAGGGCTGGCGCGCACAATCCGACGACCACCGCGACGCCGTTGCGGCACTGGGCATTCAGCACGGTCTCATCGTGATCACCCGCGCCGACCGGGCCCCGGAGCGCGGCGCCGAGGTGCTCGCCCAGGCCCGCGCCGAGTTGGCCGAAACCGGCCTGCGCGGCGCCCCGGGCATCATCGTGTCGGCCGTCGAGGGCAGCGGGCTCGCCGAGTTGCGTGCGGCTTTGGACGGCGTACTGGCGCAGGTGCCGGCACCCGAGACCGGCGCCCGGGTGCGGCTGTGGGTGGACCGTTCCTTCACCATCACCGGCGCCGGCACGGTGGTGACCGGCACGTTGCCCGCCGGGACACTCACCGTCGGCGACCGGCTGGACCTGTTCGGTGCGTCGCGCATCCGGTCGGCGACGATTCGCGGAGTACAGAGTTGTGGGCAGCCGTTCCCCTTCCTGGGACCCGTTTCGCGGGTGGCGCTGAACCTTCGCGGTGTGCCCCGCGAAGCCGTGCGCCGCGGCGACGCGCTGATCACCCCGGACGCATGGCCGGACACCCGGCTACTCGACGTGCGGCGCACCTCCGGCGGTGTGTGGAGTGAGGCCCCGACTCATCTGGTCGCCCATGTCGGCACGGCGGCCGTGCCGGTGCGGTTGCGCCCCTTCGATGACGACCATGCCCGGCTCACCCTGGACCGGAGCCTGCCATTGGTGTTCGGCGACCGGCTGGTGCTGCGCGACCCGGGCAGCGTCCGGATTGTCGGCGGTGCCGAGGTGCTCGACGCCGAACCTCCGGGGCTGCGCCGACGCGGCGACA
It contains:
- the nrfD gene encoding NrfD/PsrC family molybdoenzyme membrane anchor subunit — protein: MSTSEYDSLRPPSGGKRRRRGDGKRRRDESLMVPDAEFSSYYGRPVVKPAPWGHEVGAYLFLGGVAGGSGLLAAGAQLTGRKVLRRNTRLAALGAVMLGAVALVKDLGRPERFVNMLRTFKLTSPMSVGSWILSFFSAGIGVAAASEVDRLTGERLPLGPLRPVLRAMEGPAGLEAALLSPPLAVYTAVLLSDTATPTWNAAYKDLPFVFVSSASLAASGLAMITTPVAEAVPARRLAVIGAVSDLISARITEYRMDPVTREPLHHGTPGRLLQASEILAAAGGLGALLGGGRRDVAVLSGLTLLTASAMLRFGFFEAGKESARDPRYTIEPQKRRLAARRAAGITDDSITSAG
- the selA gene encoding L-seryl-tRNA(Sec) selenium transferase, encoding MTQVDPRRLIPRTDQLLALPAVQRQRNRLGDKAVRATVRETQERARRGDLPPDQVPAAVEAALAAQATTSLRPVLNATGVVVHTNLGRAPLAAGAVDALIAASGYVDVELDLTTGTRSKRGVALREALLGACPAAEDALVVNNGAAALVLATTALAGDKEVIISRGELIEIGAGFRLPDLIASTGARLREVGTTNRTHLRDYEAALGPETGCVLKVHQSNFRVEGFTAAASLADLHTLSAARRIPLIADLGSGLLRPDPVLPDEPDAATALAEGADLVIASGDKLLGGPQAGIILGRAEVITRLARHPLARAVRADKLTLAALEATVRAGGSPVTAALHAESDRLRIRAQRLADAVGATVVAHDGRVGGGGAPGVPLPGWAVRLPESAAAPLRAGEPAVLPRVHDGACLLDLRCIAEADDNRLLAAVRAALDGQP
- the selD gene encoding selenide, water dikinase SelD codes for the protein MTRLTGYAHGGGCACKIPPGELEEAVRGLTGQAGPDVLVGLDDGDDAAAVRVGDLAVLSTADFFTPVVDDAYDWGRIAAANALSDIYAMGGRPVVAINLVGWPRDVLPLELMTEVLRGGLAVASEAACPVIGGHSIDDPEPKYGMAVTGVADPARLLRNDSARPGLPLTLTKPLGVGVLNNRHKQTGEVCQEAIDLMTRLNRDASEAALEAGVQAATDVTGFGLLGHLHKLCRASGIGAVVERAAVPVLDAALVALKDGFVSGGSRRNLDWVRPHLEITNGVTEDDLLLLADAQTSGGLLVVGELPGHPVIGHTTAGSGIEIR
- a CDS encoding 4Fe-4S dicluster domain-containing protein; translation: MAQLVESTDPTDDAGWPDPKPRKGFFTDTSICIGCKACEVACKEWNRNPRDGDLEILGSSYDNTGSLGASTWRHVAFIEQGRDRIEEARESGRALVSLGMPSVPAPPDTTPPDTPEFRWLMASDVCKHCTHAGCLDVCPTGALFRTEFGTVVVQDDVCNGCGTCVAGCPFGVVERRSDGTYATPAKRSERPEHGFVTGVAQKCTLCYDRLLKDQTPACAQTCPTTSIKFGDHDDLVAAARERVSALHARGMTEARLYGANEHDGVGGTGSVFLLLDEPEVYGLPPDPRVCTADLMTMFKRAGVAAAGMFAAGALAFLRAR
- the selB gene encoding selenocysteine-specific translation elongation factor; protein product: MATAGHVDHGKSTLIHALTGMEPDRWEEERRRGLTIDLGFAWTTLPSGRKVAFVDVPGHQRFLGNTLAGLGPAPVVCFVVAADEGWRAQSDDHRDAVAALGIQHGLIVITRADRAPERGAEVLAQARAELAETGLRGAPGIIVSAVEGSGLAELRAALDGVLAQVPAPETGARVRLWVDRSFTITGAGTVVTGTLPAGTLTVGDRLDLFGASRIRSATIRGVQSCGQPFPFLGPVSRVALNLRGVPREAVRRGDALITPDAWPDTRLLDVRRTSGGVWSEAPTHLVAHVGTAAVPVRLRPFDDDHARLTLDRSLPLVFGDRLVLRDPGSVRIVGGAEVLDAEPPGLRRRGDSGRRAAILARAEPGGDVEAEVARRGAVPETHLRRLGLLPHTVPAQVLVVDGWWVHRPTHEAWQHRLRAAVDGLRARDPLADGLSRGAARDLLALPDEALLDGVARAAGLEQDGGTIRLPGTRDELGDAEAPISELEKKLRADPFGAPEAYELQALKLGTRELAAAERAGRVLRLRDGVVLLPNAPALAMRTLATLDQPFTTSQARQALNTTRRVAIPLLEHLDARGWTRRLDAGHREVVR